In one window of Duganella dendranthematis DNA:
- a CDS encoding aspartate kinase produces MALIVHKYGGTSMGSTDRIKNVARRVAKWHDAGHRIVVVPSAMSGETNRLIGLAKEIQSQPDPRELDMIAATGEQVSVGLLSMALQAIGKKAVGYAGWQVAIKTDSAYTKARIQSIDNDKVNRDLDDGKIVIITGFQGVDDEDNITTLGRGGSDTSAVAIAAAMKADECLIFTDVDGVYTTDPRVVSEARRLKAITFEEMLELASLGSKVLQTRSVEFAGNYRVPTRVLSSLTDPMLDLEVEANSGTLISFEEDKNMEQAVISGIAFNRDEAKITVLGVPDRPGVAYHILGPVAEANIEVDMIIQNQSVDGKTDFTFTVPRNDFQRALDVLNSSKESLGAASIAGDAKVSKISVVGVGMRSHVGVASKMFRTLSEEGINIMMISTSEIKISVLIDEKYMELAVRALHKAFELEKA; encoded by the coding sequence ATGGCTTTAATCGTGCACAAATATGGCGGTACGTCGATGGGTTCGACGGACCGTATCAAGAACGTCGCGCGGCGTGTCGCCAAGTGGCATGACGCCGGACACCGCATTGTGGTCGTGCCGTCGGCAATGTCGGGCGAGACCAACCGCCTGATCGGCCTCGCCAAGGAAATCCAATCGCAGCCGGACCCACGCGAACTGGACATGATCGCCGCCACCGGCGAACAAGTCTCGGTGGGCCTGCTGTCGATGGCGCTGCAAGCGATCGGCAAGAAAGCGGTCGGCTACGCCGGCTGGCAAGTCGCGATTAAAACCGATTCCGCCTACACCAAGGCCCGCATCCAGTCGATCGACAACGACAAGGTCAACCGCGACCTGGACGACGGCAAGATCGTCATCATTACCGGCTTCCAGGGCGTGGATGACGAAGACAACATCACCACGCTGGGCCGCGGTGGTTCGGACACCTCGGCCGTGGCGATTGCCGCCGCGATGAAGGCCGACGAATGCCTGATCTTCACCGACGTAGACGGCGTGTACACCACCGATCCGCGCGTGGTGTCGGAAGCGCGCCGTCTGAAGGCGATCACGTTTGAAGAAATGCTGGAACTGGCGTCGCTGGGCTCGAAAGTGCTGCAGACCCGTTCGGTGGAATTCGCCGGCAACTACCGCGTGCCGACCCGCGTGCTGTCGTCGCTGACCGACCCGATGCTGGACCTGGAAGTGGAAGCCAACTCGGGCACCCTGATTTCGTTTGAGGAAGATAAAAACATGGAACAAGCAGTCATCTCCGGTATCGCCTTTAACCGCGATGAAGCCAAAATCACCGTGCTGGGCGTGCCGGACCGTCCGGGCGTGGCCTACCACATCCTGGGCCCGGTGGCCGAGGCCAACATCGAAGTCGACATGATCATCCAGAACCAGTCGGTGGATGGCAAGACCGACTTCACCTTCACCGTGCCGCGCAACGATTTCCAGCGCGCGCTGGATGTGCTGAACAGCTCGAAAGAATCGCTGGGTGCGGCCAGCATCGCCGGCGACGCCAAAGTGTCGAAAATCTCGGTGGTCGGCGTGGGCATGCGTTCGCACGTTGGCGTGGCGTCGAAAATGTTCCGCACCTTGTCGGAAGAGGGCATCAACATCATGATGATTTCGACGTCGGAAATCAAAATTTCGGTGCTGATCGACGAGAAATACATGGAACTGGCCGTGCGTGCGCTGCACAAAGCGTTTGAACTGGAAAAGGCATAA
- a CDS encoding LysR family transcriptional regulator: MQSSDLQLDWLRAFVAVVNTGSLTAAARQVNRSQSAVSMQIKKLEEAVGQSLLLRGPRHMLLTAAGTELLGHARKMLDIHTQALTAMRGHEVTGRVSLGVPDDYAMPYLTPVLRIFSGSYAGVEVTLVCEQSTALIPKVERGEIDIAVVTRDRPDRGILLGRERLVWVGDDRYEAWRRNPLPIAVHELGSQARAAVLAAISAERRAYRIVYSSPSVAGQLTAAHSGMAVAVLTHSSLPGNLKALDSRHGLPALPEMEIALIRSKQAEQSPAAIAMHAQILRTLRGAEG; the protein is encoded by the coding sequence ATGCAATCTTCCGACCTTCAACTCGACTGGCTGCGCGCGTTCGTTGCGGTCGTCAATACCGGCTCGCTGACAGCCGCAGCACGTCAGGTCAACCGGTCGCAATCGGCCGTCAGTATGCAAATCAAAAAACTCGAGGAGGCGGTTGGACAGTCATTGTTGCTGCGCGGCCCTCGCCACATGCTGCTGACTGCGGCGGGAACGGAATTGTTGGGCCATGCACGCAAAATGCTCGACATCCATACGCAGGCGTTGACGGCGATGCGCGGCCATGAAGTGACAGGACGCGTCAGCCTTGGCGTGCCGGACGATTACGCCATGCCTTATCTGACGCCAGTCCTGCGGATCTTTTCTGGCAGCTACGCAGGTGTAGAGGTCACGTTGGTTTGCGAACAGTCCACCGCGCTCATTCCCAAAGTGGAGCGGGGCGAAATTGACATTGCCGTCGTAACCCGTGACCGGCCCGACCGCGGCATTCTGCTGGGCCGCGAACGACTGGTGTGGGTGGGCGACGACCGATATGAGGCCTGGCGACGCAATCCCTTGCCGATCGCAGTGCATGAACTCGGCAGCCAGGCACGCGCCGCGGTGCTGGCGGCGATATCGGCGGAGCGGCGGGCATACCGGATCGTGTACAGCAGCCCCAGCGTGGCCGGACAGTTGACCGCCGCGCACAGCGGCATGGCCGTTGCGGTACTGACCCACTCCAGCCTTCCCGGCAACCTGAAGGCACTGGATAGCCGCCATGGATTGCCGGCTTTGCCTGAAATGGAGATTGCACTCATCCGCAGCAAGCAAGCGGAACAGTCTCCCGCAGCCATTGCGATGCATGCGCAGATATTGCGGACGCTGCGAGGCGCTGAGGGCTAA
- a CDS encoding DMT family transporter gives MVTGGLVLGTIGVFIQEANVSPMTTVLFRCFFGALALLVWGACTGRLCELRLRAKEFGVVLIAGILIVSNWVLFFAAVPRVSIAVATVLFHVQPFLVMGAGVWLYGEKISRSQAASAVIALTGLALATGLFEGGSTGNMTRDYQTGVVFCIIGAVAYAGMAIAARSATTISSFALTWWQCAIGVVLTAWWPMWQGWPQTTATWFWLSSLGSIQTGLAYMLLNTGMTGLRTGRIAVLQFVYPLTAILVDRLVYGHHLSTLQTGGVWLLTAALWALRR, from the coding sequence ATGGTAACGGGCGGCCTGGTACTAGGGACGATCGGGGTCTTCATCCAGGAAGCAAACGTTAGCCCGATGACGACCGTATTGTTCCGATGTTTTTTCGGCGCGCTGGCGCTGTTGGTATGGGGAGCATGCACGGGCCGACTTTGTGAACTCAGGTTGCGCGCAAAGGAGTTTGGGGTGGTGCTGATTGCCGGGATATTGATCGTATCGAATTGGGTGCTGTTTTTTGCCGCGGTGCCCCGCGTCTCCATTGCCGTGGCGACGGTGCTGTTTCATGTCCAACCATTTCTGGTGATGGGGGCCGGCGTCTGGCTGTACGGGGAAAAAATATCGCGCTCCCAAGCTGCATCAGCGGTCATCGCACTGACCGGCCTGGCGCTTGCCACCGGTTTGTTTGAGGGCGGCAGCACTGGCAACATGACGCGCGACTACCAGACCGGCGTTGTCTTCTGCATCATAGGCGCCGTGGCTTATGCCGGCATGGCGATTGCCGCTCGTTCAGCAACGACGATCAGCTCCTTCGCTCTGACGTGGTGGCAGTGTGCTATTGGCGTTGTCCTGACTGCATGGTGGCCGATGTGGCAAGGTTGGCCGCAAACGACGGCAACCTGGTTTTGGCTTTCCAGTTTGGGCAGCATCCAGACCGGTTTGGCCTACATGCTGCTCAATACCGGCATGACCGGCTTGCGAACTGGCCGTATCGCGGTGCTGCAATTCGTGTACCCACTGACTGCGATCCTGGTGGACCGCTTGGTGTACGGACATCATTTAAGCACCCTGCAAACCGGCGGCGTCTGGTTGCTGACTGCTGCTTTATGGGCATTACGGCGGTGA
- a CDS encoding LytR/AlgR family response regulator transcription factor, translated as MRILIADDEAPARRRLHNLLREDAGVTEVREASDGRVALQMVIDWKPDLLLLDVQMPELTGIDMVMAVGAAQLPLTIFVTAWDQHAVSAFQANALDYLLKPYSDARFHAALARARQAMADRQLRAVSANIFRMLASQQASVAPVWLERLIVRSQRATQLVRVLDIDWIESAGVHVILHVKRTELLHRIALSDLASQLDPARFVRVHRSLIVNIDSIMRLEALSHGEFAIWMNDGARRKISRTYRAALERSLGQPL; from the coding sequence ATGCGTATACTGATTGCCGACGACGAAGCACCGGCCCGCCGGCGTTTGCACAACCTGCTGCGTGAAGATGCCGGGGTTACCGAGGTCCGCGAAGCAAGCGACGGACGAGTGGCGCTGCAGATGGTTATCGACTGGAAGCCGGATTTGTTGCTGCTGGACGTGCAGATGCCGGAATTGACCGGTATTGACATGGTCATGGCAGTGGGTGCGGCGCAGCTGCCGTTGACGATTTTCGTGACAGCGTGGGATCAGCATGCGGTCAGCGCTTTTCAAGCGAACGCACTCGACTATCTGCTCAAACCCTACAGTGATGCACGCTTCCACGCTGCACTGGCACGGGCGCGTCAGGCGATGGCGGACCGGCAACTGCGGGCGGTTAGCGCAAACATCTTTCGGATGCTGGCGTCGCAACAGGCGTCGGTCGCCCCCGTCTGGTTGGAACGCTTGATCGTCAGGTCACAGCGCGCGACGCAGCTCGTGCGTGTGCTGGACATTGACTGGATTGAAAGCGCCGGCGTGCACGTCATCCTGCATGTCAAGCGCACCGAACTGCTCCACCGGATTGCACTGTCCGACCTGGCAAGCCAGCTGGACCCTGCACGCTTCGTTCGAGTGCATCGCTCCCTGATTGTCAATATCGACAGCATCATGCGTCTTGAAGCCCTGTCACATGGCGAATTCGCGATATGGATGAACGATGGCGCGCGCCGCAAAATCAGCCGTACCTACCGCGCGGCGCTGGAGCGCAGCCTGGGGCAGCCCCTGTGA
- a CDS encoding sensor histidine kinase, producing MSNNYPGWRLPATALFWTCVGVVFALPVLNNGPDWRAPLVQALTHWWAWGLLVPLIIALDVRLRFSSAEASLRLASQLMLGVVFCVIQVYVRALLAAPLALILGLDPWSRLAGIDLFTRSAGEGILWSMLVYGLIVGGWWAYQSHGRMAAAELRMERIERSYSEARLHALRLQLDPHFLFNTLNTISAQIQDEPAEARQMIEHLGDLLRVSLDPRSRHEIPLADELGFLDRYLSIQAIRFGDKLRVAVHVEDDVRHAAVPSLLLQPLVENAIRHGISRRAASGSITISARQLGRDLMITVRDDGIGLGAEALAPGGHGLGLRLTRERLQGLHADGTTSLTLANHADGGAIATARLPLRLIQQLSPCLNPCVY from the coding sequence ATGTCGAACAACTATCCCGGCTGGCGCCTGCCGGCGACCGCCCTCTTCTGGACCTGCGTCGGCGTCGTATTCGCGCTGCCGGTGCTGAATAACGGCCCGGACTGGCGCGCACCGCTGGTTCAGGCGCTGACGCACTGGTGGGCGTGGGGACTGCTGGTCCCGCTGATCATTGCGCTGGATGTGCGCCTGCGGTTCAGCAGCGCCGAGGCCTCCCTCCGGCTGGCCTCGCAGTTAATGCTCGGCGTTGTATTTTGCGTGATCCAGGTGTACGTGCGCGCATTGCTGGCGGCGCCGCTGGCACTGATACTCGGCTTGGACCCATGGTCACGCCTGGCCGGGATTGACCTGTTTACCCGCAGCGCGGGCGAAGGTATTTTGTGGTCGATGCTGGTGTATGGCCTGATTGTCGGCGGCTGGTGGGCCTATCAATCGCACGGGCGCATGGCGGCGGCCGAACTGCGCATGGAACGCATCGAACGCAGCTATTCAGAGGCACGCTTGCATGCGCTGCGTCTGCAGCTCGATCCGCACTTCCTGTTCAACACCCTGAACACAATTTCGGCGCAGATCCAGGATGAACCGGCGGAGGCCCGGCAAATGATCGAGCATCTTGGCGACCTGCTGCGCGTGTCGCTCGATCCGCGCAGCCGCCACGAAATTCCGCTCGCCGACGAGCTGGGATTTCTCGACCGGTATTTGTCGATCCAGGCCATCCGATTCGGCGACAAGCTGCGCGTCGCCGTACACGTGGAGGACGATGTGCGCCATGCAGCCGTCCCCAGCCTGCTACTGCAGCCGCTGGTCGAAAATGCCATCCGCCACGGCATTTCACGCCGTGCAGCCAGTGGCAGCATCACGATTTCAGCCCGGCAGCTGGGGCGCGATCTGATGATCACCGTGCGCGACGATGGTATCGGTCTCGGCGCCGAGGCGCTGGCGCCCGGCGGCCATGGCCTTGGTCTACGGCTGACACGCGAACGCCTCCAGGGACTGCACGCTGACGGTACAACCAGCCTGACGCTGGCCAACCATGCCGACGGTGGCGCCATCGCGACCGCGCGCTTGCCGTTACGCCTGATACAACAACTAAGCCCATGCTTGAACCCATGCGTATACTGA
- a CDS encoding nuclear transport factor 2 family protein, producing MYDISKMTCGVIALMFSANLFAADLASDTVDVQHVMDAYHEAVVNHDGARMIDLFLPQASLWLNVLSDEAYAAARLKSPDAAKVRHATVAAFANLVSTTRSNFNPTHTQLHVDSDGTIAAVYFDFVFWVDGKAQNHGSEAWQLVKGSDGWRIAAITYSSNGAPK from the coding sequence GTGTACGACATTTCAAAGATGACCTGCGGTGTCATCGCGCTGATGTTCAGCGCCAACCTCTTCGCAGCAGACCTGGCGTCCGACACGGTCGACGTCCAACACGTAATGGATGCCTACCACGAAGCCGTGGTAAATCACGATGGTGCACGCATGATCGACTTGTTTCTGCCGCAGGCCAGCCTGTGGCTCAACGTGTTGTCCGACGAGGCCTATGCGGCGGCGCGCTTAAAATCGCCCGATGCGGCCAAGGTGCGGCACGCCACCGTGGCCGCGTTTGCCAACCTGGTTTCGACCACGCGGTCAAACTTTAATCCCACTCACACGCAACTGCATGTCGACAGCGATGGCACGATTGCTGCGGTGTATTTTGATTTCGTGTTCTGGGTCGATGGCAAAGCGCAGAATCATGGCAGCGAAGCATGGCAACTCGTCAAAGGCAGCGACGGATGGCGCATCGCCGCCATTACGTATTCCTCGAACGGTGCGCCCAAATAA
- a CDS encoding LysR family transcriptional regulator: protein MPPSRHLDLQLVRAFVAVAQSGSMTVAARRLHVTQSGLSHQIKRLEDAIGCCLLDRDARGCRLTAEGALFIERAHQLLALNDLIFDEVGAVTAPATLCIGVPHDMAGAHFAPILKAYAQRHPVVDVRIFTGSSVDLMELFAAGSLDLTLSQVPDAQAVGDRLALEPLVWVAGPGDCVMQRPLPLCFVTVTCTFRKTVFPLLSQAGIEWRMVFENASVETTLSTVQSGLAVTPWLRSLVPDGLSEVAADANLPQLPDFAIELNIKQRPSKAALAMATVIREHYRA from the coding sequence ATGCCGCCTTCACGTCACCTTGATCTCCAACTTGTTCGTGCCTTCGTCGCGGTAGCGCAATCCGGCAGCATGACTGTCGCTGCCAGGCGGCTGCACGTGACGCAAAGTGGCTTGAGCCATCAGATTAAGCGTCTGGAAGACGCGATCGGCTGTTGCCTGCTGGACCGCGATGCGCGCGGCTGCCGGCTAACTGCCGAGGGGGCGCTATTCATCGAGCGTGCTCATCAGTTATTGGCGCTCAACGACCTGATTTTCGACGAGGTTGGCGCAGTGACTGCACCCGCGACGTTATGCATCGGTGTGCCGCACGACATGGCCGGCGCGCATTTCGCACCGATTCTGAAAGCCTATGCCCAGCGTCATCCGGTGGTCGATGTTCGTATTTTCACGGGGTCGTCAGTGGACTTGATGGAGTTGTTTGCTGCAGGAAGCCTCGATCTCACGCTGAGCCAAGTTCCAGACGCGCAGGCCGTCGGGGACCGGCTAGCGCTCGAACCGCTGGTCTGGGTGGCCGGACCAGGGGATTGCGTGATGCAGCGTCCGTTGCCGCTCTGCTTTGTGACGGTCACCTGCACGTTCCGTAAGACCGTATTTCCGCTTCTGAGCCAGGCCGGTATTGAGTGGCGAATGGTGTTTGAAAACGCGTCTGTTGAAACGACGCTGTCAACTGTGCAAAGCGGCCTCGCCGTGACACCCTGGCTGCGCTCGTTGGTGCCGGACGGCCTCAGTGAGGTTGCGGCCGACGCGAACTTGCCTCAGCTGCCGGACTTCGCGATAGAGCTGAATATAAAGCAGCGGCCAAGCAAGGCAGCGCTCGCCATGGCAACGGTGATTCGCGAACATTACAGGGCATGA
- a CDS encoding cupin domain-containing protein — translation MTSIDPINIEQALASVSSYWTPKVVGRVNDQYVKVAKLKGELVWHAHQHEDEMFLVVYGTLKIQLEDREVVLKPGSFYTVPKNVRHNPVAEEECGIVLIETVTTLHTGDELVAGTVAIEKQL, via the coding sequence ATGACGAGTATCGATCCAATTAATATCGAACAGGCCTTGGCCAGCGTGTCCAGTTACTGGACGCCGAAGGTGGTCGGCCGCGTGAACGACCAGTATGTGAAGGTCGCCAAGCTCAAGGGCGAACTGGTCTGGCATGCGCATCAGCACGAGGATGAAATGTTCTTGGTGGTCTATGGAACGTTGAAGATCCAGCTGGAGGACCGGGAGGTCGTACTCAAACCTGGCAGCTTCTATACGGTGCCCAAGAATGTCCGGCATAACCCGGTCGCCGAAGAGGAGTGCGGCATTGTTCTCATTGAGACCGTGACCACGTTGCATACGGGCGACGAACTGGTCGCGGGAACGGTCGCCATCGAAAAACAACTGTAG
- a CDS encoding arylsulfatase gives MTLAPRIQRAVQHGMLGLSITSALILAGCGDSAAPPEIAAAPAPVVKKKPNILYIMADDLGYSDIGAFGGEIETPNLDALVKQGRLLTNHHTGTVCAITRAMLVSGTDHHLVGEGNMGAPNDERKGLPGYEGFLNESALSFAQLLRDGGYHTYMAGKWHLGSAIAGGAVTTAGKTPDQWGFEHSYALLAGAASNHYAHEKEGSSNYTEDGKFVQPGQPGQPGGTGAEPFYSTDFYTKRLISYIDQHKADGKPFFAYAAYTSPHWPLQVSEPWLSKYKGKYDAGYDAVRNARIARQKQLGLVPADFKPYEGAPETLAATPATSGYGKAGAKYINANNGVAQGYTEYGAGKVNKKWGSLTALEKKAQARYMEIYAGMVDNLDHNIGLLIQHLKDIGEYDNTYVMFQSDNGAEGWPIDSGADPKATDEANATEPVYSALGTDNGAQAAKRLQYGLRWAEVSATPFRLTKGYAGEGSVSTPLIVKLPGQTARLPNLSALTHVTDNTATFLALAGIPLPSEAAPKAVDAAGVDHNLGKVVYNGRNVYPVTGKSLLPLLEGSVQAVRSDPLGHESYGRAFLISGDGKWKALWNEPPVGALDGHWELYDLTHDRGETSDVSAQNPAVTSGMVLQWQQFMTHVGGVEPLKPQGYY, from the coding sequence ATGACACTCGCTCCACGCATACAGCGCGCCGTGCAACACGGCATGCTGGGCCTCTCCATCACCAGCGCGCTGATCCTGGCTGGCTGCGGTGATTCCGCTGCACCGCCGGAGATCGCCGCGGCGCCAGCCCCCGTCGTCAAGAAAAAGCCCAACATCCTGTACATCATGGCTGACGACCTCGGCTACTCGGACATCGGCGCCTTCGGCGGCGAGATCGAGACGCCGAATCTGGACGCGCTGGTCAAACAGGGCCGCTTGCTGACCAATCACCACACGGGCACCGTGTGCGCCATTACGCGCGCCATGCTGGTCTCAGGCACCGATCACCATCTGGTCGGCGAAGGCAATATGGGCGCGCCGAACGACGAGCGCAAAGGCTTGCCTGGCTACGAAGGCTTTCTGAACGAAAGCGCGCTGTCCTTCGCCCAGCTGCTGCGCGACGGCGGCTACCATACCTACATGGCCGGCAAGTGGCACCTGGGTTCCGCCATCGCCGGCGGAGCCGTCACCACCGCCGGCAAGACGCCTGACCAGTGGGGCTTCGAGCACAGCTACGCGCTGCTGGCCGGCGCCGCCAGCAATCACTATGCGCACGAAAAAGAAGGCTCCAGCAATTACACGGAGGATGGCAAATTCGTGCAACCGGGGCAGCCGGGCCAACCAGGCGGCACGGGCGCGGAGCCGTTCTATTCCACCGATTTCTACACCAAGCGCCTGATTTCCTATATCGACCAGCATAAGGCCGACGGCAAGCCGTTCTTCGCCTACGCCGCCTACACTTCGCCGCACTGGCCGCTGCAAGTGTCGGAGCCGTGGCTGTCCAAGTACAAGGGCAAATACGATGCCGGCTACGACGCCGTGCGCAACGCCCGCATCGCCCGTCAAAAGCAGCTGGGCCTGGTGCCGGCCGACTTCAAACCGTACGAGGGGGCGCCGGAAACCCTGGCGGCCACGCCGGCCACATCGGGCTACGGCAAGGCTGGCGCCAAATACATCAACGCCAACAATGGCGTGGCGCAGGGCTACACGGAATACGGCGCAGGCAAGGTGAACAAGAAGTGGGGCAGCCTGACGGCGCTGGAGAAAAAGGCCCAGGCGCGCTACATGGAAATCTACGCCGGCATGGTCGATAACCTCGACCACAACATCGGCTTGCTGATCCAGCACCTGAAGGACATCGGCGAATACGACAACACCTACGTCATGTTCCAGTCCGATAACGGCGCCGAAGGCTGGCCGATCGATAGCGGCGCCGATCCGAAAGCGACCGATGAAGCCAACGCCACCGAGCCGGTCTATTCCGCGCTGGGCACCGACAATGGCGCGCAAGCGGCCAAGCGGCTGCAATATGGCTTGCGCTGGGCCGAGGTCAGCGCCACGCCGTTTCGTCTGACCAAGGGCTACGCCGGTGAAGGCAGCGTCTCCACGCCGCTGATTGTCAAGCTGCCGGGACAGACCGCGCGCCTGCCCAACCTGAGCGCGCTGACGCACGTGACCGACAACACCGCCACGTTCCTGGCGCTGGCCGGCATCCCCTTGCCGAGCGAGGCCGCACCGAAGGCCGTCGACGCCGCCGGCGTGGACCACAATCTGGGCAAGGTGGTCTACAACGGCCGCAACGTCTATCCGGTCACTGGCAAGTCCTTGCTGCCGCTGCTGGAGGGCAGCGTGCAGGCGGTACGCAGCGATCCGCTCGGACACGAGTCCTACGGCCGCGCTTTCCTGATCAGCGGCGACGGCAAGTGGAAGGCCTTGTGGAACGAGCCCCCTGTCGGCGCGCTCGACGGTCACTGGGAGCTGTATGATTTGACGCATGACCGCGGCGAGACCAGCGACGTGTCGGCGCAAAATCCGGCCGTCACCAGCGGCATGGTGCTGCAATGGCAGCAATTCATGACCCATGTTGGCGGCGTCGAACCGCTGAAGCCGCAAGGCTACTACTGA
- a CDS encoding formylglycine-generating enzyme family protein — protein sequence MSLIHRGLRLTLGAGVAVLLALLGWLFLLSVSAVLTGAPPAPALGNEQSCAAYSGLPAGWGKDAHAGMVRVAAGSFVFGSERGYADERPAQPGQVRVKSFWIDRTEVTQAQFAAFVAATGYVTDAEKQGAGVVFHTPTAEELTQRPYAWWSLQKGAQWRGAQPAGGHLPVTLVTQADALAYARWLGRDLPTEAEWEYAGKAGRSDDQLDTAPTDAQGKPTANYWQGSFPLLDAGADGHAGLAPVGCYAANGFGLYDMIGNAWEWTSDRYTGPRHPHANGDTAVAAGAAHAPDAATVIKGGSFLCAPDYCVRYRASARESQERNLAAAHIGFRTVRRE from the coding sequence ATGTCTCTGATACATCGTGGCCTGCGCCTGACGCTAGGCGCCGGCGTGGCGGTGCTGCTGGCGCTGCTGGGATGGCTGTTTCTGCTCAGCGTCAGCGCGGTGCTGACCGGTGCACCACCGGCCCCGGCGTTGGGCAACGAGCAGTCCTGCGCCGCCTACAGCGGCTTGCCGGCTGGCTGGGGCAAGGATGCGCATGCCGGCATGGTGCGTGTCGCTGCCGGAAGTTTCGTCTTCGGCAGTGAGCGCGGCTACGCCGACGAGCGGCCGGCGCAGCCTGGCCAGGTCCGCGTCAAGAGTTTCTGGATCGATCGCACCGAAGTCACGCAAGCCCAGTTCGCCGCGTTCGTGGCTGCCACCGGTTATGTGACGGACGCCGAAAAGCAGGGCGCCGGCGTGGTATTCCATACGCCGACCGCCGAGGAGCTGACGCAGCGGCCCTACGCCTGGTGGTCGTTGCAGAAAGGTGCGCAATGGCGCGGCGCGCAGCCGGCCGGCGGCCATCTGCCGGTAACTCTGGTCACGCAGGCCGATGCACTGGCCTACGCCCGCTGGCTGGGGAGGGATCTCCCCACCGAAGCCGAATGGGAGTATGCGGGCAAGGCCGGCCGTAGCGACGACCAGCTCGACACCGCGCCAACCGATGCGCAAGGCAAGCCAACCGCCAACTATTGGCAAGGCTCGTTTCCATTGCTGGACGCCGGCGCAGACGGCCATGCCGGCCTGGCGCCGGTCGGCTGTTACGCGGCCAACGGTTTTGGCTTGTATGACATGATCGGCAATGCCTGGGAGTGGACGTCCGATCGCTACACCGGACCGCGCCATCCGCATGCCAACGGCGACACTGCCGTCGCGGCCGGGGCGGCGCACGCGCCCGATGCCGCGACGGTGATCAAAGGCGGCTCGTTCCTGTGCGCGCCGGACTACTGCGTGCGCTATCGGGCTTCGGCGCGCGAGTCGCAGGAACGCAATCTGGCGGCGGCCCACATCGGTTTCCGGACGGTGCGACGGGAGTGA
- a CDS encoding DUF2459 domain-containing protein yields MRSIAFLAPLLLLAACAGTPSRYDLPQEPTPHTIHVIQYGWHTALLFDGQDILARSTKLAQDFKDHKYMLIGWGDGGYFVEDDPGVSQAVKALVASDYPALQAGGRETNPPLGVAPGDSIPLAITERGYEQLVAYIDHSIATGADGKPVYLGKRLANLNLFYKGTGNYSLLNNCNSWVVGALRAAELPVSGFNLTARSVFEQARRISELQQADRAAARPE; encoded by the coding sequence ATGAGATCGATCGCCTTCCTGGCCCCGCTACTGCTGCTGGCCGCCTGCGCCGGCACGCCAAGCCGCTATGACCTGCCGCAGGAACCCACGCCGCACACCATCCACGTGATTCAATACGGCTGGCATACGGCGCTGCTGTTTGACGGCCAAGACATCCTCGCCCGCAGCACCAAGCTGGCGCAGGATTTCAAGGATCACAAATACATGCTGATCGGCTGGGGCGACGGTGGATATTTTGTCGAGGACGATCCGGGCGTGTCGCAAGCGGTCAAGGCGCTTGTGGCGTCCGACTACCCAGCTCTGCAAGCCGGCGGGCGCGAAACCAATCCGCCGCTGGGCGTGGCGCCGGGCGACAGCATTCCGCTCGCGATCACCGAGCGGGGCTACGAGCAGCTGGTCGCCTACATCGATCACAGCATCGCGACCGGCGCTGACGGCAAGCCCGTCTACCTCGGCAAGCGGCTGGCCAACCTTAATCTGTTTTACAAGGGCACCGGCAACTACAGCCTGCTCAACAACTGCAACTCGTGGGTGGTGGGGGCGCTACGCGCGGCGGAACTGCCGGTCTCCGGCTTCAATCTGACCGCGCGCAGCGTCTTCGAGCAAGCCCGGCGCATCTCTGAACTGCAACAGGCAGATCGCGCCGCCGCCCGGCCGGAATAA